The genomic interval CACCGAGCTGCCCCTTCTTAAGTTCCTAGAGCCTGTTTGCTTTCTTGGGTCCTAATATTCTTGCCTAGTGCTTTGATACTTGAGGCTTTCCTTGTTCCTCAGAAGTTCAACCTGGTTCATCTTTGTATTTCTTGTGATTTTGTTTCTTAATCACTTTTGCTATCTTCTGTTGACTTGGCATTCATCTTGGGTTACCCCCTAATGTCCTAGATTCTTTCTGTGCTCTTTCTGgctttcttagttctttctggtcttccccaaataattttttcttttctaggctCTTAGCCTTTTACTTATCAGTGATCTGATAGCTCAAGGTAACTGCCTACCTTGTGCTGTCAGCCCAGTCTCGATGGTGGTCTTGTCTCCTCAGGTTTCAGAGGTTTTAGTGTTTCTTGACTttatggttctttcttttttaaaatttttatttcatttattcattttagaaaggagagagagagagaggagagatagagagagaaggggggaggagcaggaagcatcaactcccatatgtgcctggaccaggcaagcccagggtttcaaaccggcgacctcagcgtttccaggtcgacactttatccactgcgccaccttagGTCAGGCTAGGGTTCATTCTTAACTCCCCAAATCTGTGCCTAAACAGTCTAGTTTGACTTCCCTCACCAGCCAGGGACAACTTGAGCTTTTATCTTCTCTATCCTAGAGTTTGGTTGGGTTTCTTTTTGATATGATGCATACATGCAGGTCCACCTGGTTGGTATTGACATCTTTACTGGGAAGAAGTATGAAGATATCTGCCCGTCAACTCATAATATGGATGTCCCCAACATCAAAAGGAATGATTTCCAGGTATGCAGATGGGTTAGTAGTTGGAGGTGTTAGGGGGTTATAGACTGACCAGAGAGCTATGCTAGAAGAGTGGAGGGAAAGGGCAGGAGGAGGGTATTTGGTATTAGCAGTATGCCACCCCAGTTTGTCTATCCTTTATCCTCAACCTTCAGCTTCCTTCCCTGTCTGCCCCCAGCTGATTGGCATCCAGGATGGCTATCTATCACTGCTCCAGGACAGCGGGGAGGTGCGAGAGGACCTTCGTCTGCCTGAGGGAGACCTCGGCAAGGAGATCGAGCAGAAGTACGACTGTGGAGAGGAGATCCTGGTATGgtgccccaccccctttccccagcTTTGGTCTCTGTGCTTTGTCTCTGAGCTCAAACttctgcctctccctgtttcccaGATTACAGTGCTGTCTGCCATGACAGAGGAGGCAGCTGTTGCAATCAAGGCCATGGCAAAATAACTGGCTTCCAGgtaagtgagacagactccccaaaCCCCTTTACATACTTTGTGGTTCCTTTAGTCCTAATTGTTCCAGACCTTCTGGCCCCAGCACTGCCCTCACCCTTCTTCATGTTGAAGAGGTCATCGTCTCTTACCTGGTTTCTCTCTTACTCAAGGTGGCGGTGGTGGCAGCAGTGATCCTCAAGCCTGCAgaggccccctcccccagcctggcccAGCTCTGGCCCGGCCGTTGGCTGGAGTCCTACACAATTTATTTGACGTTTTATTTTGGTTTCCCCTACCCCTTCAATCTGTCGGGGAGCCCCTGCCCCTCTTCTCTTGGCCAGGAGTGAGTGATCCATGGCCTTGGTGAAGCTGCcctcctcttttcccctctcactaCAGCCCTGGTgggggaaagggggtgggtgCTGCTTGTGGTttagtgtgttttttgtttttttttattcattctggaATCAGAAAGCTGTGGTTCTGACAAATGGTCCTTGTGCCCTCCCCCTACTGATCCCTGGTCTGGTCCCTGTTCCACATAGCCCTTTACCCCAAACACCACCCCCACAGACTGGGGACCAGCCTCCTCCCTATGCCTGAATCTCTCACCAAATCCCTTTAgcgggagaaggaagagaaggagaaggagaagggaaggggacctGCCCCCTCCTCAGGCATCTGGGAGGGCCCTGCCCCCCCATGGGCTTCACCCTTTCCTGTGGGCTCTCTCCCCGACACATTTGTTAAAATAAACCTGAATAAAACTACAAGTTTAATATGAAGCCCCAACTTGGCTACTTTAAATAAATGGATGTTTGCTGACAAATAAGGGAAATTTGGGAACCAAAAATAGATTATAGGTTGGACTGTGCACTGAGTTCATTACAGCCAATACAGTATCCCACTTTGACTCGCCACAGTCCCACCAGCTATTCCCCACCCGCTAAGCAGTTCTGGCCTAGTCCAGGTGGGAGGCAACACAAATAGTAGCAGCCAGGGACAGTGGCAGGTAGAGTTTATTGGCTTAGGACTAGGACACACCAGGTAACCTCACCCATGGTAATGGTGGGGAGAGGTTGAAGTTAAAATTGGATGGTCACTTGTGGTAGAAGCGTGGGTTCTGGCTGTGCTGCAGGAAAGGGAGCCGGGGGCCAGGCTGGCTGGTAGCTGCAAAGCTCGACTGGCAGGGGTGATAAAAGGTAAGTTTTGTCAGTATGCACGCTCTCCCTTCTACTCCACACATAAAACCGCCcccaaacaaaggaaaaccagggTTGTGGGCCACATGTCCTACCCAACCCCGTTTTCCCTGATAGTGTAGGGGTTATGACAGGTATGATTACCATCCTTACCTTCCCTGCTGGTTGCATCTGTACAGGGAGCTGGGGGGAGGCAAGGAGTCCAGGGGCTGGATGCAGTGCTTGGGGGTGCATGGGGCGCAAGGAAGACTGCAGAGAAGAGAGTTCGGGCCTGTGGCAGCCTGGGTTTCCCCTTAGCATAGCCCTTCCCCTGGCCTCCCAAGGCTCCATACTCACCGAGTCAGAGAAGCCGGTCTGCGGGTTAGCATGTTCCAACTGTTTCTGCAGGGACAGGGCCCCACCAGGCTGTAGGAaccctgtgggggaagggcgggTGTGAAGTGAGAATGGGAAAGGGAGAACTCATGGAAGTAGGGACCCTGAACGCGGTGTCTGTCACCTGTCTGGGTGGGCTGGAAGTGGCTGTGCACGGCGTAAGGCTGTGGCTGCGGCTGAGACAAGTACTGCACTGCAGGAAATGCTGAAGGTGCTGAGAAAGGCAAGAAAGAGGCCCAGCCATTAGAACCACCTTAGTCTGGTAACAACACTTATTCCTCTGGGCTGTGAAGAAAGCCCCTCATCCTTTTCCCACCACTCACCTCTGAGCTGCTGACTCGGACTATAGGCTGGTTGAGTGGGTCCATAATGAGGTGGAGGCTGAGCAGTCCCATAAGCACCACCTGGGCTACCTTGGAATTGCCCGTGCTCTGGGGTCCCTGCGAAAGCTGCTGAGCCCACATAATGGCGGGTCTAAGGAGGATAATTCATTATAATCTATTTGAAAGATCTCAAGTGTATTCCCCATTTTCCCCTATACAGTTCAGTGTTACACTTAGGACTTGACTATTGGTTTAGTAACGTGTGGAAATAGGGAAGAACAGTGGGTTAGATACCCAACCCTGCTCCTCTTACTGTAAGCACTTGAGGTCCAAACATCTGTTTGGCTCTGTCAGCTGCCATAAGGGTGCCTGGGCGGTTGTGTCCTCCAGGGCTCCCTAGAGATGGAGAGGGGCTTCATGATGCTGAAATGGTGGTCTACAAGACCAAAGGGGGCTGTTCTGACAAGTAGTTTCTTTAATCCTCACCCTGCATGCTGAGGAGATGAGTTCCTGTGTGAACAGTCAGGCTCTGTGGGTATGCAGCTGATGTCAGAGTGGTTAGGTCACTAAAATGAAAGCAAGTGTCAAATATTAAGAACAAGTGCCCCTCTTTGGCCATAAACGCTTATTTTTTTGTTACCTGCCCCCAGTTTTAATTTTAGCTCTCCAATCCTACCTCTGCTCCTTTCGCCTACGTTTTTCTTCCTCATGTAAAACTTTTTTGAGCTGCAGAAAAAGCTGGTGCTTCTCTTCCTGTAGGGCTAAAAGCTTCTCTTGCAACTTCAGTAtctgggaaaggagggagggaaaatgaAGATAGAAGAGTCAAGGGAAGAAAAAGCTGGGAGATATCAAGGCATTACACATACTTGTTCCTTGGTCTCCTCTAATGACATTCTCTCTTccatctcctttttctttcttctctcctgctcTTCCTTCATCTTCTGTTCCATCATCTTGTCTACCTCTTCTTCCTCTATTGGAAGAttcaaacagaaaggaaaagtgGCAGAGTGGTTAAAATGATTACAATGTTAGGAACTGAAGATCAGCAAAAACTGGTTATCCCAATGCTTTATGCTCTTGATGAGACGCTTCTCATCACTGCGATAGGGGACCGGGAGAGGTAGGTTTCATTAGGTGCTCTCCAAGGTCCTTCCCAACTCGTTTCTGGAGTTCATACCTAGCGCTTTAAAATCCCACCACAACCGAGCTGTTTCATCCCTTCACTAGTTTGGGCCGCCGGGGCATTAGTCTGCCCCTGGGTGGGGGTCAGTCTGGGACAGCGGTGCCGCCATGAGAGTGAGCCCTCCCGCTCCAGCCCCAGCTCACCTTGCCGCTTGCGCTCCCGCTCCATCATGATGTGCCGGTGCAACGCCCTGGCCATGGCGTTGGAAAGCTTGGGGCGCTCCAGGAGCGCAGGCATGGTGCTGCCGGGGGCGCTTGGGGTGTGGGCGTCCGGCTCTGTTGCTAACTGCCAGACCTCGGACTGGGCCTGCGGGAAGGCAGGCACTCAGGGACGATCACTCCGGCCGCCTGAGACAGgaggccgccgccgccgccgcccggtcACGTGTCCGGGGCCCGCAGCCCGGCCCTGCCGCCCGCCTCCGCTGCAGCGCGCACGCGCTCGGGGGTGTCTAGTCTACGGGCTCCCAGCCCCTTCCCCGCCAAATCAGGCGTCCACCCCTCCCTACCCACTTTCTCTTCGCTTTCTCCGCGGCCGCCTGCACACCTTGGCCACTGTTACATCCGGTAATTCGCTTAATCCTTCCGGGGTCAGAGTATAAATGGCTTCACGGGTTGGGGGAGGCGGAAGTGCCAGGGACGGGTGCCTCTGGTGTCCAAACGCCTCCACTGCGTCCTCTTACGCCGACCGCCCCTGGCCGCATGCTAGCCGCCAGGCTCCCGGAGTCGGCTCCGGTCCTGTGGTGGGGCCCCCGAGTGGGCGGGCTGGGGATAGGGCATGCAAGAGAAGCGAGGCAGGTGCTCAGAGACGGTGTTTATTGGCTCCTTCGAAGTCAGAGTCAGGACAACTGTACAGACAACCCAACCCCTCCACTGTACCCGCCCTTCCCCGTTCCTGCCCGGTGGCCACAGGAAAAAGCAGCTTCATGTGGGGCACAGAGAGACTCCCCTGGGATTCACAGTAACCAAGAACAAAAACGGAAATAAATTAAGTGATACAGGGGAGGGAATCATAGGGAGTCGTGTTCCCCAAATCAGTGCATGAAAAGGGGTTACCCAGggcctggagctgggctccccgcAAGCTCCCTCGCCCCAGAGGGAGTGTTCCGGGGCCCTGGACACGGAGATATCCTCCACTTCCCATCTAACTTGGAGAGACTGCCTACATGCTCCTGTGCATCTGCCAGTCTGAGCACCATGCATGCTGCGGATCACTGGAATGAGGTGGAGGCAGTCATCACTCAAGAGTCCACAGGCCCAAGGCCCAACTGTGCTTATAGTAGTGAGGTCTCACCCCCTCATTCAACTCGTACCAGCAGGGCATAGAGGAGTGTGGCACCCTTCTCCTTGGTTACCCACTCAAGTTCGGCTGGGCTGAAGTGAGGGTCAAGAGGTTCTCTGAGGACAGCAGAAGGAGGGCCAGGCGTGTAAGAGCCAGGGCGCACACACACCTGGAACGCCACCTGGGCCTGGTGTGTCCGCTGGAATTTGGGGTCCCGGAATCTGTCAGGCAAAAAACAGAAATAGGGTAGTGAAGCTTCTGGGCCTTCTCACCTCTTCCCCTTGCTAACTACAATCACTACACTTCCCTTACTGTCCCTAAGAATCACTCCTACTTCATAGGGATTTGGCTCTAGCTGTTCTCTCTACTCTAAATGGTCTTCCTCTTGCCTGActggcagtagcacagtggatagagcatcaacctaggatgctgagaacccaggttcaaaacccagaggtcatcaGCTTATgcacaggcccaccagcttgagcacaggggctCCGGTTTGAGTGTGAGACCATcaacacgaccccatggtcactgacttgaagcccaaggaaactggcttgagtaagaggtcactggcgcagctggagcccccaggtaaaggaacatatgagaagcaatcaatgaacaattaaggtgacacaatgagttgatacttctcatctttcttccttccagtctcaatcaatcaatcaatcaatcaatcaatcaatggtCTTCCTCCTAATGCTTGGCTGCTCAGCTAACTACATCACCTCTTCCAACTTTTGCTCAAATCTCATCTTAATAGTATATACCCTGACTACTCTATTTAATGCTTGCTCCAACCGCACTTCCTTTCTCCAGTCTACTTTTTGTTCCATAGTACTACTTGTCacctttaaaaatactaaatattaatTGTGCATTAGCATTCTAGAGAAAATTTAGGTTCCACAAGAGCAAGATTCCCTTTTATGTTTGCTGAGATAGCACTAAACATGtggcatttgtttaaaaaatgtgtgAAGAAAAAGCTGTGGTGGAGACTGAGGAACTAGCAGAACAAGGTGGGAAAGGGGAGGGCATATCACGGAGACCCAAGCGGCCACCTCCTGTGTACTTACGGCACTTTGGACGCCAGGGTCTCAGCCCCAGCAtactggagggagggagaaagcagCACTGGCGGGGGCTGCTCCTCCCGAGGAGGCGCGCAGTTCTCACTCGGCTCCTCAAACCCTCCCCTGGGCTCTCCTTTCAAGGGTCGGCAGCTCAGGATGGAGGCAGTGCCTGTGAGGAGAACTGGGTCAGGGTAGCCTTGCTGCAGCCCACGGGCCCAGCCTGCTCTGATTCGGCCGGAGCTACAGTACCTGCTCCCAACTCCCCTCGGTCTAGCACCCTCCGGACGGCTGCCACGTTGCTCCCGTGATATGCCATGTGCCACTTCTTCATTAGTGTCCCAGCCTCCAGGTGGGGATTCATCCTAGGAAGAAAGTAGATGGGGCAGGTGGGACAAAGGTCACTGGTTCCCCAAAATCGTCCCCCTGGACATGCAATCCTGTCACTTCCAAGCACCCTCTTAGGAATATCCTTCTTAACGGGGCAAAGGACAATAAGGGAGACACATGACCCTGCCCCATATGTACCTGAGGTTGAACCTGCACCAGCCAAAGGGTAGGGCATATTCCCGGGGGGGTTCCCCACGGCGTCTGTGGGCCTCATCCCCTCGTATCTTCCGACAAGACTCACAGTAGCACAGGCTACGCTTCGGTGGAGGCATGAAATAATCCTCTGCAGGAGAGGAAGCGGCAGACTCGGTGCTCTGGCTTCTGGCCAGGGTCTCAACCACATGGCCTCCCTTTCACTGGCCTCGGGGCTCTGGGCATGGCCCTGCACAGATCCACGAATGAGGCAGATTGTAGGGGATTGGGGCCTCACCTGGAAGCAGCAGTAGTTCTTGGAAACGGGAGCAAAGGGCATGGTACTCGCAGCTCTTGAGGGGGCTGGCAGCAGGCGGTGGACCCCAGCATACGCTCTCCTTGATCCCTGAGGGAGCAGAGGGGGCACAGGTCACAGGAGATGGGGCTACAAGACAGGGTTAGGTAGGGGAGGATCCTGGACCCTTCAGGCCAGCTCACCATCCACCACATCAGCTTTCTCCATGTCCCCCTGGTTTCCAGCACTCTTTAAACTGGCAGCTCCCGGTTCAGGGCTCACAATCGTCACCTGCAGAACAGAGGGGTGGTCAGCCAGTGTGACCAGCCTCCAGGGCCTGCTGATCCTGTCCTTGGACCACAGACTTCCTCTTCACTTGGACAACCATCTCCCAGGCACTCCCTTCTCCTGGCTCCATGGTCACTAACCTGCTCACACTGCCCATAGAGGTCCACGAGCGCATGGCAGGGCTGGGGGACGTCTGGCACAGCCACCCCCTGGTCCATCCCATTGACATGGAGATGCAGACCTCCAGAGCTGTCTAGCCGCAGTCCCAGGATGGTGCCTTCAGGGCACGTGTCCAGATTTGGCCCAAACTTCTCACAGATCTGGGAGGAAAGACCTACTTACTGTCTTCCCCACCAGCAGCAGCCACCCcgtctttctttcttgttttgtagTGAGacagtgggtggggggtggggggcacacagacaggaaggcagagagatgagaagcatcaactcatagttgtggcactttactttttcattgattgcttttgcctatgtgccttgaccagggggccccagctgagccagtgatcccttgctcaagccagtgaccacaaggtcatgtctgtgatcccacactcaagctggtgaccctgtgctcaagctggcaactttggggttttgaacttgggtcctcagcaccccacaccgatgctctatccactgcgccactgcctggtcaggtgccaccCCCACTCTTCACTCTACTTGAGGTCACCAGTCTCTGGGCTCCGTCTCCACACTTGTCCGCTATCTGAGCTCTACCACCTGCTTCAATAACCTAGACTCCACCTCGTTTTTTCCCTACTGCAACATTCTCAATGGTATGGACATAGGAGGCAGCAAGCCTGTGACTGTCCAGGTAATGATACTTATACCCTGTGTGAATCTACCCACTATAGTGCCCTTCATACTTCTAAGCTTGGggcccctctcctcctttttgGCTAAATACTCCTTACTCACTTCTCTCTGCTCCCTACCCACCTTGAGGCCATTGTGGAAGACTCCACGGCCCCGCAACAGCCAGGCTGCCCGTttaagggcacatgcagaagcagGGAAGTTGAGCCTCTCAGGTGGGCAGGTGATGACTCCCAGGACAAGGGAAGATGTCCAATGCCGGTTCAGGAAGTCTATCCGTACCTGGGGGAGAAGGTGACTATTCCCCAGTCATGGCCTTCTGGGAAGAGGCTACCAACCCAGCATACCCATGCATCTCACACCAGCCAGGGAGGGAAGATGACACCTCCCAGAAAGTGGCCTGGGGTGACGCCCCTTCTAATCTTGGAGGGACTGGAGACTGCAAATTCAGTTATTTCCTGTCCTCTCTCAGCCTTAGTCTTCCTGTTGGCTCTGCAAGGATTCTTGTTCCTAGAGGCTCCCTTTTCCTGGCTGACAGTGACATCTTTTAGTTTGCAGCAGAAGGGCCACTCTTCTGGGAAGCCCTCCCTGCTTCCACGTACAGGATGAGGCATCTCCCCTGGAACCCCCAGCTCCTCCCTACTGCTTCCCTCACCAGTCACCAGGTGGGCGCTTTCTGGTAACTGACCTGCAACTCCCACCACAGGATTTGAGCAACAGCCTGGGAAGCTCATTCAAGGGACTTGCCTTCCACTTTGTTCTCTATCTGGGAAGGTCTTGCTCCAGGAGAGTGGGCCCTGGGTCACCCTGAGCAAGCGTTGCTGGGGACATAGAGGGGATAAGGAAGGGAGGCCCACCTGGACCAGCAGCTGTGGCACCAGGGGCTGACTGATGACCACAATGCCCTGATTGTAGCTGGCTACCCGTGAAGCTGTACGGTTCCCATTGGACAAGAGGATATTCTTCCCATGGTTCTCCAGGAACTTGAGGGCTGGAGGCATAATGGCCACTGGATCCTGGCCCTGGTATGGAAGAAACtaagctgctgctgttgctgatGTGAGACCCAAGGCATCCCAGTGGAGTTCACACAGAGCTTATGTATAAACTTCCACCCACCCAGGACATAACTGGAGAACTCAAAATGACCTAGTAGCCAATGGCCCACCAATGCTAATCCATATGCCCAGATGGCCCTGCTGCAGCCTCTTACTCCCAGGCCATGCTCCTCGTCCTCCTCATCCTCATCGCCCTCACTTCCGGTATCCAAGCTGGGAGAAGGAGGCTGGGTGCCTTCTGGCTCATCCAGCCTTGTGGAGCTGACAATAGACACACTCCGCACTGGCCCGTACAGGTCCAACACAGCCCACACGTTCTGGGGGCACACAAGACCCAGGAAGTTGATGATGAGTTAAAGACCTCAACCCCTCTCCCAGGATCCAAGGCAAGTCTCAGGTCTACCTTGGCAATGCCAGTGGCTGCAGGCCCCATATCCTCTCCATCTACCATGACGTGCATCGAGTCATCGGCTCCCCGCCGAATGCCCACACGGCTCCCCACCTAGAGCCAAGACAAAGACAGATGCTCAGCTCACCTCTCTCTGCCATTCCCCTCCCAACACCAACCACCCTTGTCTCTGGATCCAGCAGCATCACCCCCAGTCTCTCTAGGTTCCGGCCATAGTTCATCCTCTGAAGCAGCCCGTCACGCCGCACTTCACAGCTGGACACCATCCAGGTGGTCTTCATCCGGAGCTCtagcagggagggaggcagcccGGGGCCACCACCTGACCCAGGCCCCATCTCCCCGGGTGCTAGTGTGGTCAGCCCGACCCGGAGAGAACCTGCCCACTTCTCATCCAGCTCCTCCACTTTGACCTGTGTAGAAAAGGGCGAGCGCTAGCTGGGGCACTAGCTGGCACTAGGGGGTAGGACGCGGTCTGGCCCTGCTGTGAAGGACCCGGAAGCCTCCACTGTCACATTGCCACAGCCTACCTCAAAGACTTCCTCAGTCTTGAGCTCTTTGGTGCTGAAGACAAGGCCATGAGCATAGCCAGCTGCTCGCACTGCCCTCGTGCCATCCTCCTCCAGAGTGATGTTTTTGCCGCAgatactgtggaaccggtgagccaCACCAGCCACTGAGAAGAGATGGCATTGAAGGAAAGGGTAGAATTGGGGTAGCAAGCTTCAGATAGGACACAGAGCAAAGCTTTCAGGAGGAATAGGAAGTTGAGATAAAGGTCCCATTGGCCATCACTCCTTCAAGAACCTCTGATGCCTCTTTTCACCACAGCCAAGACTCGCCCCCAAACCCAGAATGCCCAGCTCATGGTGTCCAGGAAGCATTCAGGCCCTGTGTTCCAGGAGTAACCTGCTGCCCTCTTCCTGGCTGCTTTGTGCCATGGGTTGTTCCTTCCCCTTTGCCTATAGTTACTGCCACCAGCCTGTTTTTGAACAGCTTCCCTAACCTAGAAGCTTTCTCTTTCAAGCCCATAGCAAGAGAAGCAGAGCCCACCCTCCCCCCCTGCTGGCTGAACCTGGGGAGTGCAGGGGGAATGACTTCTCAGTAGCGGTGTTGCTGGTGGCCAGGCTGTTGTCCATAGGGCCGGTAGCGCtggtgatggacacttggacacACTGGCCATAGAGATCCACTACCGCGTACACCTCTGGATACAAAAGGAAGGAGTCAGAACCTTGATAGCCCAGGGCGGGCCACGCTGAGGGCGGCAGGTCGAAAGCCAGAGTAGTCACCTTTACCCGGAGGCAAGCCCGAGCAGGCAGCGCCTTGGTCCTGGCCATTGATGAAGTAGTGTAGATCGCCCTTGGAAGTTCGCATCATGCCAATGCGTGCACCTGTGCCTAATGCGTCAAGGTCACACCCATAGTTGTTGCGCATCGTGTTACCATCTTGCATGATAGCTGTGCCGCTGGGGGGAATGACAAAAAGggcaggtcaggccctggccggttggctcagcggtagaacgtcggcctggcatgcgggggacccaggtttgatttccggccagggcacataggacaagcgcccatttgcttctccaccctcccctccttcctctctgtctcttcccctcccgcagccaaggctccattggagcaaagatggcccgggcgctggggatggctccttggtctctgccccaggcgctagagtggctctggtcacggcagagcgacgccccagaggggcagagcatcgccccctggtgggcagagcgttgcccctggtgggcgtgccgggtgcatcccggtcgggcgcatgcgggagtctgactgtctctccccgtttccagcttcagaaaaatacaaaaaaaaaaaaaagggcaggtcAACCTCCCAACTTCCTCTCTACTTGGGTCTCTGCCTAGTCTCTGCCTGGCGGAATCTTCCTGTGCCTTGGATTGGGATCACAATCTGGGATCTGAGACCCAATCCTGTCTTCTACAATCCCTGGGATCCCTCTTATAAAAAAAGTAGTAAATACCCTATAAAGGAGGGTTGAGCCTtgtggaaggggagggagggtttCCAGAATTAAAGAGAAGAGGCCGCCAGATCCCCCAAGGTCTGTTCATTGTCCGTGGTTACCACAGGCCTGAAATCCTGCTTCCCGCGCCCCAGCCAGCTCCATCTACTCCCCCCAGCTGGCCCCCAAAGCAAGCAGCCCCACCTTAGCATCCAAGTATCATAGTCAATGTCTGTCATAGTGTTGGGGAATTCCAGGTCCTCTGGTCGAATAGCGGTCACTCCTAGAGGAGGTGAGGTTAGGTCAGAGCCAAGCCCCAGCGTGGGTAGGTAGCACCTCTCCtggcacacatgtgcatgcacgcgtacacacacacacacacacacacacacacacacacgcgcgcgcgcccCTCACCAGCCTCGATGGAGCCTGACCAGCGGTCCACCATCTTCTGAATGACAATTTCAAACAGCTCTCCATCCCGCAGGGCCCTACCGGAGAATGGCAATCAGACAGGCCCCACAGGGCAGCTGAGCCCGATCAGTGGGAAGGTGGGGATAGGCAAATCCAGACTCTAACCGGTTGGAGATAACAATGGCGTCATTAAATTCGCTGCGGCAGTTGTGCCGGAGTGCAGTGCGGCCCCCATTAGTGATGACTGCGTTACTGCCATGCAGCTGGTGGAAGCGCAGGT from Saccopteryx leptura isolate mSacLep1 chromosome 2, mSacLep1_pri_phased_curated, whole genome shotgun sequence carries:
- the NEURL4 gene encoding neuralized-like protein 4 isoform X4, producing the protein MAAGSGGSGGSGGDPGLGPGGAGGPGGSCPGPGSGAGLSSGGELHPRTGRLVSLSACGRTARRQQPGQEFNHGLVLSREPLCDGRVFTVRIDRKVNSWSGSIEIGVTALDPSVLDFPSSATGLKGGSWVVSGCSVLRDGHSVLEEYGQDLDQLGEGDRVGVERTVAGELRLWVNGRDCGVAATGLPARVWAVVDLYGKCTQITVLPPEPGFSPSTPIPTPPLEPSAPCEDSVLAEPGISRDEAFMVSPAQARPETFPNSLESHNDFASMELSEVVSSALLSTYSGGLLSVNLSSPPAGEGLGSSCAATSPILTSNDALLFHEKCGTLIKLSNNNKTAERRRPLDEFNNGVVMTNRPLRDNEMFEIRIDKLVDKWSGSIEIGVTTHNPNNLEYPATMTNLQSGTIMMSGCGILTNGKGTRREYCEFSLDELQEGDHIGLTRKSSSALHFFINGIDQGVATPLTPPVVYGVVDLYGMAVKVTIVHNNNHSDRLRRNNAILRALSPEGALRRAAPATQAEPERLVFHPNCGQKAAITHEGRTALRPHATDDFNHGVVLSSRALRDGEVFQVRIDKMVDKWAGSIEIGVTTHNPAYLQLPSTMTNLRSGTWMMTGNGVMHNGTTILDEYGHNLDRLKAGDTVGVVRREDGTLHFFVNGMTQGPAAWNVPPGVYAVVDLYGQAAQATIVDDVEVTPVPEPLPEGNNQVSPSSPSSGAGGSDLRFHQLHGSNAVITNGGRTALRHNCRSEFNDAIVISNRALRDGELFEIVIQKMVDRWSGSIEAGVTAIRPEDLEFPNTMTDIDYDTWMLSGTAIMQDGNTMRNNYGCDLDALGTGARIGMMRTSKGDLHYFINGQDQGAACSGLPPEVYAVVDLYGQCVQVSITSATGPMDNSLATSNTATEKSFPLHSPVAGVAHRFHSICGKNITLEEDGTRAVRAAGYAHGLVFSTKELKTEEVFEVKVEELDEKWAGSLRVGLTTLAPGEMGPGSGGGPGLPPSLLELRMKTTWMVSSCEVRRDGLLQRMNYGRNLERLGVGSRVGIRRGADDSMHVMVDGEDMGPAATGIAKNVWAVLDLYGPVRSVSIVSSTRLDEPEGTQPPSPSLDTGSEGDEDEEDEEHGLGGQDPVAIMPPALKFLENHGKNILLSNGNRTASRVASYNQGIVVISQPLVPQLLVQVRIDFLNRHWTSSLVLGVITCPPERLNFPASACALKRAAWLLRGRGVFHNGLKICEKFGPNLDTCPEGTILGLRLDSSGGLHLHVNGMDQGVAVPDVPQPCHALVDLYGQCEQVTIVSPEPGAASLKSAGNQGDMEKADVVDGIKESVCWGPPPAASPLKSCEYHALCSRFQELLLLPEDYFMPPPKRSLCYCESCRKIRGDEAHRRRGEPPREYALPFGWCRFNLRMNPHLEAGTLMKKWHMAYHGSNVAAVRRVLDRGELGAGTASILSCRPLKGEPRGGFEEPSENCAPPREEQPPPVLLSPSLQYAGAETLASKVPFRDPKFQRTHQAQVAFQVCVRPGSYTPGPPSAVLREPLDPHFSPAELEWVTKEKGATLLYALLVRVE